The genomic DNA CTACAGCGGTTTCTGCTCCAGTTCCATCAGCCCCTCGTCTACATCCTCGTCGCGGCGGGCGTGGTGACCGCCTTTCTCGGCGAGTGGATCGATTCGGGCGTCATTTTCGGCGTTGTCCTGGTCAACGCGGTGGTCGGACACATCCAGGAATCCAAGGCCGTCAGGGCGCTGGACGCCCTGTCCTCCAGCCTGAGCGCCGAGGCCCTGGTCTTGCGCGCCGGAAAGGCGGTCCGGGTTCCAGCGGCGGAGGTGGTTCCCGGCGACGTGGTGCTTCTGCGCAGCGGAGACAAGGTCCCGGCGGATTTGCGCCTTCTGTCGGACCGGGAACTGCGCGTGGACGAATCCATGCTCACCGGCGAGTCGCTGCCCGTGGACAAGGACTCCGCCCCCCTGTCCAGGGATACGGTCCTGGCCGAGCGCAAGGGCATGGTTTATGCGGGCACCCTGGTCAGCTCGGGGCAGGGTGCGGGAGTGGCCGTGGCCACGGGCAACCACACCGAGATCGGCCGCATCTCCGGGCTTATCGACGCGGCTGACGAGCTGGAGACGCCGCTCACCCGCAAGATCAGCCGGTTCAGCCATGTGCTTTTGGTGTCCATCCTTATACTGGCTGCGGCCTCATTCGTCTTCGGGGTGCTTCGCGACGAGCCCGTGAGCGAGATGTTCATGGCCGCCGTGGCCCTGGCCGTGGGAGCCATTCCCGAGGGTTTGCCCGCCGCCGTGACCATCATCCTGGCGCTGGGGGTCTCGCGCATGGCCGGGCGCAAGGCGATCATCCGCAGGCTTCCCGCCGTGGAGACCCTGGGCGGGACCACGGTAATCTGTTCGGACAAGACCGGCACCCTGACCGAGAACCAGATGACGGTGCAGGAGATTTTCGCCGGGGGCGCGTCCTACGCGGTTTCCGGTCTGGGTTATTCCCCGGAGGGAGAGGTGCAGCCCGTGGCGGACCACGGCCTGCCCGACGAGGCCCTCGTGGGATGCCTTCGCGCCGGGGCGTTGTGCAACGATTCCAGGATTCGCCTCCGGGACGGACGGCATCAGGTGGAGGGCGATCCCACCGAGGGAGCCCTGCTGGTGTCGGCCGGGAAATACGGGCTGGACACCGCGCGCGAACAGCGGGAGTACGGGCGGGTGGATGTGCTGCCCTTTGATTCGAAGTGGCGGTACATGGCCACCTTGCACGATCTGCCCGGCGGTAAGGGGCGCGTGGCCTGTCTCAAGGGCGCGGTGGAAAGGGTTCTGGACTGCTGCAAGTCGGCCATGCTTCCCTCGGGCGACGTTGTGGAGCTGGACGCCGAGGCAGTGATCGAGGCCCAGCACGCCATGGCCGCCAAGGGACTGCGTGTTCTGGCCTTTGCCTATAAGGTCCTGCCCGAAGACGCCTGGCTCGAACGTTCCGAATCGTGCATGGGCATGGTCTTTCTCGGGTTGCAGGGCATGATCGACCCGCCCCGGGAAGAGGCCAAGGCCGCCATTGCCGCCTGTCTGAGCGCCGGGGTGAAGGTCAAGATGATTACCGGCGACCATGCGCGGACCGCCGAGGCCATCGGGATGCGGCTCGGCCTGCGGGGCGGGGACTGCGCGACCGGCCTGGACTGCCCGGTCATGACCGGACGCGAGATAGCGGAGTTGAGCGACGCGGAGTTGACCGAACAGGTCTCCGGCATTCCGGTCTTCGCCAGGGTCTCCCCTGAACAGAAGCTCCGGCTGGTCATGGCCCTTCAGAGGAACGGCGAGGTCTGCGCCATGACCGGCGACGGGGTCAACGACGCCCCGGCCCTGAAGCAGGCGGACATCGGCGTGGCCATGGGCATCACCGGGACCGAGGTGGCCAAGGAGGCCGCCGACATGGTTCTGACCGACGACAATTTCGCCACCATCGCGGCCGCAGTGGAGGAAGGGCGCGGCGTGTTCTCCAACCTGGTCAAGTTCATCGCCTGGACCCTGCCCACCAACGCGGGGGAGGGGCTGGTCATCCTGGCCGCCGTCCTGTTTGGCGCGGCCTTGCCCATCCTGCCGGTGCAGATATTATGGATCAACATGACCACGGCCGGTTGCCTGGGGCTGATGCTCGCCTTCGAGCCCATGGAGCCGGGGATAATGGACCGTCCGCCCAGACGTCCTGAACGGCCCATACTTGACGGGGCCATCCTGCGCCGCATCGGCATCGTCAGCCTGCTACTGCTGGTCTGCGCCTTTGGCCTGTTCAAGTGGGAGCTTGCGTTCGGTGCGTCCATGGAGGCGGCGCGCACCGTGGCGGTGAACGTTTTCGTCATGGTCGAGGCCTTCTACCTCCTCAACGCCCGGTCCTTCACGCGATCGCCCTTTGCCCTGGGCCTGACCACCAACAAATGGGTCCTTGGCGGCTTCGGGATCATGGTGGCCTTGCAGCTCTTCTACACCTACGCCCCGGTCATGCACGGGCTTTTTTCCAGCGCGCCTCTTGGGCCCTGGCAGTGGGGCAGGGTTGTCGGCTGCGGCGTGGCCGCCTACCTCGTCGTGGAGCTGGACAAGAAGCTTTCGCCCTCGGACCTCTGACATCCCGTCCGGCCGAGTCCGTCAATATTTATAACGCAAATATAATATCTCCGTAGTTTCGCTTCCGTTAGTGTCCCGATAACGGAAGGATCTCCGTTTTTGGCACGGGGGTCTTCTCGGTATGATTGGCGCAGGAACCGTCTGTATTTTCGTGACGTTCGGGAGGTCTCATGTTCAAGAATATGAATCTTGGCCTGAAGCTCGGATTGGGCTTTGGATGTCTGATACTCATAGCGGCCGTGCTCGGCGGCATTGCCATCTACAACATGATGGTCGTAAGTGAGGAGTCGCGGCAACTTGCCGAGGAATTCGTCCCGGAGGTGGACATCGCAAACGACCTGGAGCGTGAGGTGCTGCTCGCCATGTACGCGGTCCGGGGCTACTCGCTGAGCGAATCCGAAGCCTTCTGGGCCGAGGGGCGCAAGCATCTGGGGCAGACCGAAGAGGAGTTGCGCAGGGCCAAGGCGCACGCCGACAAGTATCCCAGGCTGGTCAAACTCAAGAAGGATGTGGAGACCGCGAGCGAGGGTGTCGCCGTCTACGACGGGCTTGTGAACGAGACCCGTCGGTTCATCGTGGACATGACCGAGAATCGGACGGCCATGGACGGCGCGGCGGCAGTGTTCATGAAGAACTGCACGGATTTTCTGGATTCGCAGCATGTCGCCCTTCGCCGGGAGCTTGATGCCGGCGCGCTTGCCACCACCATTGCGGAGCGGGTGCGCAAGATCGACATGGTCAACGACATCATTCATTTGTGCAACAACGTCCGTATCAAGAATTTCAAGTCCCAGGCCACCAGGAACCCCGAGATCATGCGGGATGCGATGGATGATTTCACGCACATGCGGGAGAAATACGACGCGATTCAGGCCGTCACCCGGCAGCCCGACAACCTCAGGCAATTGGAGAACATCCGCGCCTCGGGCGACGCCTACGCCGAGGCAATGAAACGGTTCATGACCAATTTCGAGGCGTTGGGCGATTTGAATGCCCAGCGCAACGACGCAGGGCAGGCCGTTCTCGCGGCGGCCCAGAATACCGCCACCGCCGGCGTTGACGCCACCCAGAACATGGCCAACGTGGCCGTGGCCTCGCTGGGGACCGCCTCCACTGTCATGGCGGTTGGGCTGGCCCTGGCTTTTCTCATCGGCATTGTCCTGGCTTGGGTGCTTACGCGCATGATTACCCGGCCGGTCCTGCAGGGCGTGGATTTCGCCAAGCGCATGAGCGAGGGCGATTTCACCAGTACCCTGAACATCGACCGCCACGACGAGATCGGCGTTCTGGCCCAGGCCCTGAACAACATGGTCTCCCGGCTCCAGTCCGTGGTGGCCGACGTGGACGCCGCCACCCACAACGTGGCCGGCGGCAGCGCCGAGCTGTCGGCTTCTTCCCAGTCCCTGTCCCAGGGAGCCACGGAGCAGGCCGCGTCCATCGAGGAGGTCTCCTCGTCCATGGAGCAGATGGCCTCCAATATCAGCCAAAACGCCGAGAACGCCCGCGAAACCGAGGCTCTGGCCACCAAGGCGGCCACGGACGCCCGGGTCAGCGGCGAGGCAGTTGGCCAGACCGTGGACGCCATGAAGGAAATCGCCGAGAAAATCTCTATCATCGAGGAGATCGCCCGTCAGACCAACCTTCTGGCCCTGAACGCCGCGATCGAGGCGGCCCGGGCCGGTGAACACGGCAAGGGCTTTGCCGTGGTCGCCGCCGAGGTGCGGAAGCTGGCCGAACGTTCGGGCTCCGCCGCGTCCGAGATCAGCGAGCTTTCCTCCACCAGCGTGGAGGTGGCGGAAAAGGCGGGCAAGATGCTCGGCCATTTGGTGCCGGATATCGAGCGGACCGCCTCCCTGGTTCAGGAGATCACCGCGGCCAGCAACGAGCAGAACGCAGGCGCGACCCAGATCAACCAGGCCATCAGCCAGCTCGACACGGTCATCCAGCAAAACGCGTCGGCCTCAGAGGAGATGGCCTCCACCAGCGAGGAACTGTCCAGCCAGAGCCAGCAGCTTCAGGACACCATGTCGTTCTTCAACGTGGGCAACTCGGGCGGGGACAGGCGCAAGCGCGTTCAGGTGCGGGCTGCGCCCGCTGCCGCGTTGCCCGAAGCGGGCAACCCCGAGTCCGCCGGAACCGAGAGCGGGATGAACCTGGACATGGGCGATGAGGGAGACGCCGACTTCGAGCGGTTCTAGGAGGTTCTTGCCAAACGACAACGAACGGGCCGTCCCTCTCGCACGAGAGGGACGGCCCTTATCTTTTGTGCGGTCTATTCAGTCGGTTAGCAGCGTGTCGTTTTTTTTGGGATGGCAAGTCCGGGAAACCGGCGGATCCTGTCTGATCGCCGCCTTTGCGTCCGATTAGCAAACCACGGGAAGACTCGACGGCAGAGATTGGTAGAACTTATCGAAAAGAATGGATAAAAGTTATACTGCAATTTTGTAACAAATAGTAAATGACTGATTTTATGTGTCTTAATGAAAGCCCTTGCATGTTGATCTTGATGGGTGCAACATCCGTTTCCTGCCGATCACCTTATTTTACGGATTTTGTAAAAATGACCCAACCAAATGTGACCCTCTTCATCCAGTGTCTGGTGGATTCCCTGTTGCCCGAGACCGGGGACGCCATGGTCAGCGTATTGGAACGGCTCGGCGTGCGTATGCACTATCCCCCGGACCAGACCTGCTGCGGCCAGCCCGCCTTCAATTCCGGATATCGCAACGAGGCGGCTAAAACCGCCCGCCGGTTCCTCGACATTTTTGAAAACAGTGAAGCCATCGTATGCCCCTCCGGCTCCTGCGTACACATGGTCCGCCATCACTATCTGGAGCTGTTTCGGGATGACCCCGTTCTGTTGGACCGGGCTTGCCGGGTCGGGGCCAAGACCTTCGAGTTCACCGAGTATCTGGTGGACGTCCTCGGCGTGACCGATCCCGGAACCCAGCTCGGGTCCCGCTACGATGGGACCGTGACCTACCATGACTCCTGCCACCTCTCGCGGGGGCTGGGCATTCGCAGGCAGCCCCGCCTGCTCCTGGAAAACGTCCCCGGCCTGACCCTCGTGGAGATGGACGATTCCGACCGCTGTTGCGGCTTCGGTGGAACGTTTTCAGTGAAATACCCAGAAATTTCCACAGCCCTGGCGGACGACAAGGTTCAGACCATTCTCGCCACCGGCGCCGGTGCGGTTGTCGGTTGCGACGTGAGCTGTCTCATGAACATCAAAGGCCGCCTGTCGCGCCTGGGTTCGCATGTCCGTGCCCTGCACATCGCCGAGATCCTGGCCGGGGAGGGAAAATAGCCATGCAGCAAAACAGCGACAAGACCTATTCCGAGCTGTCCCGGGACGCCATCGGCGACGAGGATCTGCACGCGGCCATCCGCATGGTTCAGAACGGTATGGGCAAAGGCGCGCAGGCGATGTGGCGGGACGAAATAACCCCGGAACACCGCCGCCTGGCCAAGGAGGCGCGGCTGCGCACCCTGAACAATCTCGACGCGGTTCTGGCGACCCTGGCCGAAAAGATCCGGGCGCGCGGCGGGCATGTCTATTTCGCGGCCACGGCCGAGGACGCCCGCAACTACTGCCTGGAAGTGGCCCGCAAGAACAACGTCCGGCTTGCGGTCAAAGGCAAGTCCATGACTTCGGCCGAAATAGGCATGGACCCCCTGCTGGAGGAGAACGGCGTGGAGGTGGTGGAAACCGACCTCGGCGAGTACATCATCCAGTTGGCGGGTGAAGCGCCCTCGCACATCATCGCCCCCTGCATCCACATGAACCGGAAGCGGATCGGCAAGCTGTTCCAGGAAAAGCTTGGGATTCCCTACTCCGAGGACCCGCCGACCCTGACCCGGGCCGCACGCAAGGCGTTGCGCGAAAAGCTGCTGGGCGCGGACATGGGCATCAGTGGCTGCAACATCGCCTGTGCCGAGACCGGGCACGTCTGCCTGGTCTCCAACGAGGGCAACATCCGCATGTGCACAACCATGCCGAAGGTCCATGTGGCCCTCATGGGCATGGAGCGGGTCACGGCCACCCTGGCCGAGCACGACATGCTGTTGCGCCTGCTGACCAGGGGCGCGTCGGCCCAGAAGGTCTCCACCTACGTCTCCTTCATGGGCGGCCCCCGCCAGCCCGGCGAGACCGACGGCCCCGAGGAGTTCCATCTGGTCATCATCGACAACGGGCGCATGAAGATGCTCGCCGATCCCCGGTTCCGCGAGGTGCTTTCCTGCATCCGCTGCGGCGGCTGCCTGAACATCTGCCCGGTTTACGGGCGCATCGGCGGCCATGCCTACAACGGAACCTATTGTGGCCCCATCGGCGCGGTCCTCATGCCTCTTCTCGAAGGCGTCAACAAGCACGCCGACCTCTGCCGGGGCGAGTCTTTGTGCGGGGCGTGCAAGGATATTTGCCCGGTGCACAACGACCTGCCGCGGATGCTCTCCGAGTTGCGGTACATGCTCGCTTACGGCGACGAGAAATGGGGCGTCGAGCCCGTGGACGGGGCCGAGGCGTGCGCCTTCAAGGCGTGGGGCGCGGCCATGTCGAGCCGCACCGCCTATGACCTGCTGGTCAAGGCCGGACGCATCGTGCAGGTCCCGTTCGTGAAAAACGGCGTGCTCGGGAAGGGCGTCGGTCCGCTGGCGAAATGGACCGCCTCCCGCGACTTCCCGCCCATCGCCAAAAAGACCTTTGCCGAGCGGTGGAAGACCGACCACGCGAAGCGTCTCAATGGAGCCGACAATGAATAACGAACAGCAATTTCTCGATCGTATCCGCAAGGTCCTGGGCCGGGATCAAGCCCCGGACGAGGCTACGCTTTTCTCCAGCCGTCCCGAGGGAGAGCTGGAGGAGCTTCTCAAGCGCGCCGACCGCGACCGGGCCGGACGGCTGGAGCTTCTCGAAGAGCTCCGGCAGAGCGCCGTTCCCCTGAATCTCAACGTGCACACGGCCGAGAACCTTGAGGAGGCCGGGCGCCGTATCGCGAATCTGGCCCTTGTCTCGGAAACCGAGTGGGGCGGGGACAAGCACATCCTCATGCACGACGATCCCGTGCTGCATGGGCTCAAGCTCCCCGAGCTGCTGGCAGGGGACCCCGTGGCCGTGGATGTGGCCGCCTTCGAACCGGGCGAGGACGAGCTTGCGGGCAAGCAACGGCTGCGCGGCATTGCCGAGCGCGCCTACATCGGCCTTACGGGCGCGGACTGGTGCGCCGCCGATTGCGCCGCCATAGCCCTGTTGACCGGGCCGGGGCACGGCAGGGCCGTTTCCCTGGTGCCGTCCATCCTCATTTCGGTCGTGACCCTCGACCGGATGGTCGCGGATTTGTCCGAGGGATACGCCCAGCTCGAAGCACGCGGGGAGTTGCCCGCTTCCGTCTCCTTCATCTCCGGTCCTTCCAAGACCGCCGATATAGAGGGACAGCTCGTTCACGGCGCGCATGGGCCGCGGGAGATGCATCTGTTCGTGATTACGGGATAGAGCGGGCGGGAAAGGCGTTGTCCGCCCAATGAACTACGCTTGGGGTTCGCCTTTCGGCAGGGCGACCCTCACAGTGGTGCCGGTTTCATTGGAGGTGTCCATGGAAATGGTGCCTCCATGCGCTTCGGCGGCTAGCTTTGCGCTGTAGGTGCCGAGCCCGGTGCCATTGTGCTTTCCGTAGGTGGAGTACTTGTCGAAGAAGTTGCGCCGCACTTCGTCGGGAACGGGCAGGCGGTTGCGGATTTCCAGCACGCACGGGTTGCCGCTCGTGACGTCCACCCGCACCGGCTGTCCGCCCGAGGCTTCCACCGCGTTCTTGAGCAGGTTGGCGGTCATGCCGTACAGCAGGGTGCTGTCACCCTGTATGTCGAGGCGCATGTCGTCCCGCACCGTCTGTCCGTCCAGGGAGGCGTTCACCCGGCAGTCCATCTCGCGGTGCAGGGTGGTGTCCCGGACGGCGCGCATGATGATGGCCAGCCAGTCCACGGGCTGCGGCTCGTGCCGGTAGGTGCCGGATTCGAGTTTGTACAAGGTCAGGGATTGGTTGATGAGGTCCATCATCTGCATTCCCGCCTCTTCCACCACCTGGAGCATTTCCCGTTGCCGGTCGGTGATGTTCTCGTCGACCTGCATGAGACGGGGCAGTCCTATGATGCCCATGAGCGGCGACTTGAGATCGTGGCGGACGATGCGCTCAACATCCTCCTTCAGCTTTTCCGCCGCCTTGCGCGCGGTGATATCGATGCCGATGCAGAGCACGCCGGTCGCCTGGCCCATCTCGTCGACGATGACGGAAGTGCCCAGGGAGAGGGTGGCTCTGGTCTCGTTGCGGCGAAGGACTTCCGCTTCGGTGAAGGCGTGGCCGGATTTTCTCTCCAGCAGTTCCCGGAAGTGGGCGCGCAGGTTCAGTCCCTGCTCGTCGGTTTCGGGCAGGAGCGGTCCGATCGCTTCGCGGCCGATCAGTTCTTCTTCTTCGAATCCGTAAAATTCCAGTCCGTAGCGGTTGATGAAGAAGACCTTGCCCCTGGTATCCACTTCCAGGACGATGAAGTGGGATTGCTCCACCAGGTCGCGATACAGCCTGCGGCTTTCCCGCAGCCGCTGCTCGGCCTCCACGCGTTGGTCTATGATTCGGTTGCTGGCCCTGGCTCCGAGAAACTTGCCCTCTTCGTTGGTAACCGGAACGCACCTGTGGGACAGCCAGTGCTGGGTGCCGTCGGGCCGGAGGATGCGGAAATCCAGGGTGTCCGTCTCCTGCGGTTTGTGTTCCTTGTACAGATGGGCCTTGACCAGGGGGCGGTCTTCAGGATGCACGATCCTGACCATGAGGTCCGGTTCCTTCATGAACGCCGATCGGGGATATCCGGTTATCCGCTCGCATGACGGGGACATGTACAGGAAGTCGCCATCCGGCCCGCGCCAGTATTCCCAGTCGTAGGTGAAGTCCGCCACGGTCCGAAAGCGTTCCTCGCTCCGGGCGAGTTTCTCGTTGGCCGACTTGAGCTGTCGGAAGATGGGCCGGATTTGCAGGACGCCCAGCAAGATGATGATGGAGACAAGCAGGCCGATGAGTTCGAAGGCCGGGTCCAGCACGGCCTTGCCCTGCCAGTACATATACAGGGTGTGGAGTCGTCGATGCACCATGCCGACCAGGCCCGCAGCGATCAGTATCCATGATAGGCGGCGGCCCGTTTCCGGGATGAGGAACAAGGCCAGCACGGCGGCCGTGAGCTGTATCCCGATGGAAGCGATGATTATCAGGTCCATGCATCCCCCTGTCTGTCGCAACGGAACCCGTTTTTTGAGCATACTCCCGAATCGGCCGATTGTGCAAATGGTCTCCGGGGGATAATTGCGCGACAGGCCGAGAAAAAAGCAGGCCCCCGCAAAATTGGCGGGGGCCGTTTACTAGAGGACATGCCCGGCCCGAGGGGCCAGGCGGGTCAGCATTGGGCGCAGGACCCTGGTGCGCGGGGGAATCAGTCCGGGGTCGAACTTTTGACGTCGATCTTGCGTGACGAGCTTTTCGCCGCGCCGGTCCTGGGCATGGTGACGCAGAGAACGCCCTTCTCCAGCTTGGCGGCGATCTTGTCGCGGTCGACGTCCTCGGGCAGGTTGAGCACTCTGCGGAAGGCGCCCGAGGCGCGCTCCACGCGGTAGTACCCCTTGTCCTCGACCTTTTCTTCGCTGTGCTTCTCGGCGGATAGGATCAGGACGTCGCCCTCGATCTCCACGGACAGGTCCTTTTCGTCGACGCCCGGAAGATCGGCCTGGATGACGTATTCCTTGTCCGTGCCGTAGACGTCCACTTTAGGCCTGATGGCGACGTCCCCCATACGGGACGGCATCGCGCCGGAGCGGAAAGCGGGGTTGGAGAGTCCGAAACCGGAAAACATGGACTCGACCATGCGGTCGAATTCTGCGTGGAACTGGTCAAGCGGTGTGGCGGGTACGCTTTCCCCCGGTTCGTTGCGACGGACCGGAAGAGTCTGCTCGTGTTCCCTCTTGAACCAATTCCAGGGGTTCAGCTTGGTGATAGCCATAGCGTCCTCCTTGGAAGAAGTTGAAGATTACCTTTTGACACATTCCTGATAAGTCCTGCCCGGAAACAGTCAAGGGTCTGGTTCGGGGAAAGTTTCCTAAACCGCCCTGCGCATACGGGCCGGCTTTTTCCGGGCCAGCTCCAGCAGCGCGCGTCCGGCGTCGGACAGTTCTCCGCTGTTGTCGATGCGCCTGAGCGCCGGGTGACTGACGGTGTAGTTCCCGGCCCGTTCCAGACGTCCCTCGATCTCCAGGGCGGATTCGCGGCCGCGCAGGATGAGGCGCTGGCGAAGGATGTCCGTTTCAACGGAGACGAGGACCGGAATCAGATCGGGATAGCGGCGCACGGCCTCGGGCAGGTAGGCCCTGGAGCCGTTGACCACCACGTTGAGCCCCGCCTCCATCCAGGCGTCGATCTCGATACCCACGCCGTAGCGGTTGCCGTGGCTGTCCCAGCTCAGGGCGAAGAGGCCGAGGTCCTGTCGGGCGCGGTATTCGTCGGGCAGCAGGGCCACGTGGTTTTCGCCTCCGGCGTCGGCCGGGCGGGTGATGTAGCGATGGGCAAAGGCCGCCTCGCTGCCGGGGCAGTGCTTGCGGGCGTAGAGCATGATGGAGTCCTTGCCGCAGCCGGAAGGACCGATGACGTAGATCAGATTGCCTCGGGTCATGAATTCTCCTTGGTGTTGCCGAGCCTGGCCCGGTGAATCAGCCGGAACGGGGCGGACCTGTCCGGCTGGTGAAAAAGACAGAGTTCTTCGACGGGGTGGGGGCGGTCGGTGACGGGCGCGGCGAGACCTGTCAGGATTTCCGCCAGCCGTTTGCGCCGGGCCGGGTCCTGTACCCGTCCGGTCAGGGTGATGTGGAAGCGGAACTCCCCGAGCACATAGGGATAGCCCCATTCTTCAAGAAGCTGGTCCTGCTCCGGGGTGAGGCCCGATGCGCGCCGCTTTTCGTTCTCAGCGTGCGAGGGCGGTTCGCGCAGGGGGTGCATGGTCCGCAGGCACGCTTCGGCGGCCTCGGCCAGCCAGACCTGCTCCACCGGGACCAGGGCCAGGAACGAGCCGATTTCCCGCACGGACAGCGGGGCCAGAATGAACGGGGCCAAATTGCCCGCAAGCCGGTCCAGCCGGTCCGCGATTCCGGTTTCGTCCACGCCGCGCGCCGGGACGAAGGGCGGCATGAGGGTGCCGTGGAATCCGTAGTGGCGCGGCGTTTCGGTGAGCGCGCGCCATTCGTCGGAGGGCAGGCCATCGGGCAGGGCCGCGTTCACGGGCCGGCCCGTTTCGTTGTCACGGCCGAGCCAGGATGCGCCGAAGCGGTCGAGTCCGGAGTCGCGTCCCGGAGCGTAGTAGACGCCGTACCGTCCGGTGGTTGAATCGCTCATGCCTTCGCGCTCCCTTCATATTTATTCAGAAAATCTTCGATGCCCAGCTCGCGGAAGTCGGGAAGGGCCTTTTGCAGACACTCGTGCGGCCAGTCCCACCAGGCCAGGCGCAGGAGTCGCTGGCGCACGGGCGAGGGGAACCGTTCGCGGATCATCCGGGCCGGGACGCCGCCCACGACGGCGTAGGGGGGCACATCCCTGGAGACCACGGCCCCGGCTCCGACCACCGCGCCGTGGCCCACGGTCACGCCGGGCAGGATGACCGCGCCGTGGCCGATCCACACGTCGCAGCCGATGCGGGTCCGCTGGCCGCGCCGCCATTCGAAAACAGCCTCGTCGTCAGGGCCGAATCCGTATCGTTCACTGCGGTAGGTGAAATGGTGCTGGGAGGCGCGCCACATGGGATGGTTGGTCGGTCCGATGCGCACTCCGGCCGCGATGGAGGCGAATTTGCCGACATCGGCATAGGCCACGTCGCAGCCCGGGCTCAGGTAAGCGTAGTCGCCGAGGACGGATTCGAGCATCAGGCAGTTCTCCCTGACCTCGGTGAAGGCGCCCAGGGAGCTGTCGCGGATGTCCGCTGTGGGATGGATCGAGGGGGCCGGGCCGAGCCGGACGTCACCTCGGGGGTGCGGGTGATTGTTCATGGGTTCTGACTGACAAATGCGCCGGGTTTGAAAAAGCACGGAAGCGCATCATTTCCGCGACAAAAACGACGCTCAGGTTACAACAATTTGAAATCACGGTTTAAAGCGCACAAGTGGCGGACTTGTCTAGTGTGCCGTCCCCGCCCTTGTCCTACCAGGAGGCCGAACGCGGCCCGACTTCCGGGCCGGACAAGCCCCGGACACGGACATGCTCTTATCACGGCTCAACCAGAATCTGCACCCAGTCGCTGGCGAACAGGCAGACCCCGAATTCAACGGGTACGCCGGACTCGTCAACGTTGACGCTTTCGGTGACGAGCACCGGGCGGCTTTTGGGCTGGCGCAGCTCGCGCGCCTCCTCGGCCGAGGGCATTCGCGCGATGATTCTGGTTCGTTTGCGGGAGTAGTCGGCGACGCCGAAGTGCTCCAGCGTCCGGGTCACGGATTGCATCTCGCGGTAGACGCGGACCATGCCCGGAAACAGGGAGCGGGGAAAGAAGGCCGTGGAGTAGCTGATGCGCCTTCCGTCCGCCTCGCCCGCGCTGGTGATGCGGGTGACCACCTCGCCCGGCTCGATGCCGAGCGCCTCGGCCACCTGCGGGTCTGCTTCGGTGTCCACGGCCTGGAGCAGGATGTTGCCCGGCGTGCGCCGTTGGCGGGAGAGGTTCTCGCTGAACCGCGTCCGGCGGCTGACCGGGTAGTGGATGACCGGCTCGCGAACAAAGGAGCCGCGTCCCCGCTCCACGCGGATCAGCCCGTCCCCCTCAAGCACGGACAGGGCGCGCCGGATGGTGTGGCGGTTGACGCCGAACTCCTTGGACAGGCTGCTCTCGGAGGGCAGCCGTTCGCCCGGTCCGAATCGGCCGGAGGAGATGGCCGATTTCAATTTCTCATGGATTTGCCGCCACAGGGCGACTCCTTTCCCGCGCGTGAGCATGGACGCACCTCGAATCGTTTTTCCCCCGGCAGAGCACAGGCCCGGCCGGTTGTCTA from Pseudodesulfovibrio thermohalotolerans includes the following:
- a CDS encoding cation-transporting P-type ATPase: METLLKKHWHHLEGSEAARFLDVDPAGGLDEFEVEQRSERFGKNLISGKKSRTALQRFLLQFHQPLVYILVAAGVVTAFLGEWIDSGVIFGVVLVNAVVGHIQESKAVRALDALSSSLSAEALVLRAGKAVRVPAAEVVPGDVVLLRSGDKVPADLRLLSDRELRVDESMLTGESLPVDKDSAPLSRDTVLAERKGMVYAGTLVSSGQGAGVAVATGNHTEIGRISGLIDAADELETPLTRKISRFSHVLLVSILILAAASFVFGVLRDEPVSEMFMAAVALAVGAIPEGLPAAVTIILALGVSRMAGRKAIIRRLPAVETLGGTTVICSDKTGTLTENQMTVQEIFAGGASYAVSGLGYSPEGEVQPVADHGLPDEALVGCLRAGALCNDSRIRLRDGRHQVEGDPTEGALLVSAGKYGLDTAREQREYGRVDVLPFDSKWRYMATLHDLPGGKGRVACLKGAVERVLDCCKSAMLPSGDVVELDAEAVIEAQHAMAAKGLRVLAFAYKVLPEDAWLERSESCMGMVFLGLQGMIDPPREEAKAAIAACLSAGVKVKMITGDHARTAEAIGMRLGLRGGDCATGLDCPVMTGREIAELSDAELTEQVSGIPVFARVSPEQKLRLVMALQRNGEVCAMTGDGVNDAPALKQADIGVAMGITGTEVAKEAADMVLTDDNFATIAAAVEEGRGVFSNLVKFIAWTLPTNAGEGLVILAAVLFGAALPILPVQILWINMTTAGCLGLMLAFEPMEPGIMDRPPRRPERPILDGAILRRIGIVSLLLLVCAFGLFKWELAFGASMEAARTVAVNVFVMVEAFYLLNARSFTRSPFALGLTTNKWVLGGFGIMVALQLFYTYAPVMHGLFSSAPLGPWQWGRVVGCGVAAYLVVELDKKLSPSDL
- a CDS encoding (Fe-S)-binding protein: MTQPNVTLFIQCLVDSLLPETGDAMVSVLERLGVRMHYPPDQTCCGQPAFNSGYRNEAAKTARRFLDIFENSEAIVCPSGSCVHMVRHHYLELFRDDPVLLDRACRVGAKTFEFTEYLVDVLGVTDPGTQLGSRYDGTVTYHDSCHLSRGLGIRRQPRLLLENVPGLTLVEMDDSDRCCGFGGTFSVKYPEISTALADDKVQTILATGAGAVVGCDVSCLMNIKGRLSRLGSHVRALHIAEILAGEGK
- a CDS encoding LutB/LldF family L-lactate oxidation iron-sulfur protein, giving the protein MQQNSDKTYSELSRDAIGDEDLHAAIRMVQNGMGKGAQAMWRDEITPEHRRLAKEARLRTLNNLDAVLATLAEKIRARGGHVYFAATAEDARNYCLEVARKNNVRLAVKGKSMTSAEIGMDPLLEENGVEVVETDLGEYIIQLAGEAPSHIIAPCIHMNRKRIGKLFQEKLGIPYSEDPPTLTRAARKALREKLLGADMGISGCNIACAETGHVCLVSNEGNIRMCTTMPKVHVALMGMERVTATLAEHDMLLRLLTRGASAQKVSTYVSFMGGPRQPGETDGPEEFHLVIIDNGRMKMLADPRFREVLSCIRCGGCLNICPVYGRIGGHAYNGTYCGPIGAVLMPLLEGVNKHADLCRGESLCGACKDICPVHNDLPRMLSELRYMLAYGDEKWGVEPVDGAEACAFKAWGAAMSSRTAYDLLVKAGRIVQVPFVKNGVLGKGVGPLAKWTASRDFPPIAKKTFAERWKTDHAKRLNGADNE
- a CDS encoding methyl-accepting chemotaxis protein, which encodes MFKNMNLGLKLGLGFGCLILIAAVLGGIAIYNMMVVSEESRQLAEEFVPEVDIANDLEREVLLAMYAVRGYSLSESEAFWAEGRKHLGQTEEELRRAKAHADKYPRLVKLKKDVETASEGVAVYDGLVNETRRFIVDMTENRTAMDGAAAVFMKNCTDFLDSQHVALRRELDAGALATTIAERVRKIDMVNDIIHLCNNVRIKNFKSQATRNPEIMRDAMDDFTHMREKYDAIQAVTRQPDNLRQLENIRASGDAYAEAMKRFMTNFEALGDLNAQRNDAGQAVLAAAQNTATAGVDATQNMANVAVASLGTASTVMAVGLALAFLIGIVLAWVLTRMITRPVLQGVDFAKRMSEGDFTSTLNIDRHDEIGVLAQALNNMVSRLQSVVADVDAATHNVAGGSAELSASSQSLSQGATEQAASIEEVSSSMEQMASNISQNAENARETEALATKAATDARVSGEAVGQTVDAMKEIAEKISIIEEIARQTNLLALNAAIEAARAGEHGKGFAVVAAEVRKLAERSGSAASEISELSSTSVEVAEKAGKMLGHLVPDIERTASLVQEITAASNEQNAGATQINQAISQLDTVIQQNASASEEMASTSEELSSQSQQLQDTMSFFNVGNSGGDRRKRVQVRAAPAAALPEAGNPESAGTESGMNLDMGDEGDADFERF